A window of Oncorhynchus nerka isolate Pitt River linkage group LG4, Oner_Uvic_2.0, whole genome shotgun sequence contains these coding sequences:
- the LOC115128180 gene encoding density-regulated protein-like isoform X1, translating to MATTENAETCSPENKGGHHGSATPDTKCPKKVQYCGVCSLPTEYCEYMPEPSKCRQWLEKNFPDVFARMSVGPVGNASKQDTGGVEVPLVGEEDEKKKQKRGGRGQIKQKKKTVPQKITIAKIPRAKKKYVTRVCGMNTFDIDLKEAQRFFAQKFSCGASVTAEDEIIIQGDFTDDIIDVIQEKWPEVDDDSIEDLGEVKK from the exons ATGGCTACTACTGAGAATGCAGAGACGTGTTCACCAGAAAACAAAGGAGGCCATCATGGGAGTGCTACCCCAGACACAAAGTGCCCAAAGAAAGTCCAGTATTGTGGCG TGTGCTCCTTGCCAACAGAGTACTGTGAGTACATGCCTGAGCCATCCAAATGCAGGCAGTGGCTGGAGAAGAACTTCCCAGATGTGTTTGCCAGGATGAGTGTAGGT CCGGTAGGAAATGCTTCCAAGCAGGACACTGGCGGTGTAGAGGTGCCCCTTGTTGGAGAGGAGGATGaaaagaagaagcagaagagag GTGGCAGAGGACAGATCAAACAGAAAAAGAAGACTGTCCCTCAGAAAATAACGATAGCTAAAATCCCCCGCGCCAAGAAGAAATATGTCACCCGAGTCTGTGGAATGAACACCTTTG ACATTGACCTTAAAGAGGCTCAGAGATTCTTTGCCCAGAAGTTCTCCTGCGGCGCCTCGGTGACAGCGGAGGATGAAATCATCATTCAGGGAGATTTTACAGATGACATCATCGATGTCATTCAGGAGAAGTGGCCTGAG GTGGATGACGACAGCATTGAAGATCTTGGAGAAGTCAAGAAGTGA
- the LOC115128180 gene encoding density-regulated protein-like isoform X2 produces the protein MATTENAETCSPENKGGHHGSATPDTKCPKKVQYCGVCSLPTEYCEYMPEPSKCRQWLEKNFPDVFARMSVGNASKQDTGGVEVPLVGEEDEKKKQKRGGRGQIKQKKKTVPQKITIAKIPRAKKKYVTRVCGMNTFDIDLKEAQRFFAQKFSCGASVTAEDEIIIQGDFTDDIIDVIQEKWPEVDDDSIEDLGEVKK, from the exons ATGGCTACTACTGAGAATGCAGAGACGTGTTCACCAGAAAACAAAGGAGGCCATCATGGGAGTGCTACCCCAGACACAAAGTGCCCAAAGAAAGTCCAGTATTGTGGCG TGTGCTCCTTGCCAACAGAGTACTGTGAGTACATGCCTGAGCCATCCAAATGCAGGCAGTGGCTGGAGAAGAACTTCCCAGATGTGTTTGCCAGGATGAGTGTAG GAAATGCTTCCAAGCAGGACACTGGCGGTGTAGAGGTGCCCCTTGTTGGAGAGGAGGATGaaaagaagaagcagaagagag GTGGCAGAGGACAGATCAAACAGAAAAAGAAGACTGTCCCTCAGAAAATAACGATAGCTAAAATCCCCCGCGCCAAGAAGAAATATGTCACCCGAGTCTGTGGAATGAACACCTTTG ACATTGACCTTAAAGAGGCTCAGAGATTCTTTGCCCAGAAGTTCTCCTGCGGCGCCTCGGTGACAGCGGAGGATGAAATCATCATTCAGGGAGATTTTACAGATGACATCATCGATGTCATTCAGGAGAAGTGGCCTGAG GTGGATGACGACAGCATTGAAGATCTTGGAGAAGTCAAGAAGTGA